A window of the Tessaracoccus sp. MC1865 genome harbors these coding sequences:
- a CDS encoding carbohydrate ABC transporter permease, with protein MTVELSIVKPKLTPAQKVLRVFNNSIVNVVLAVVAIFWLVPTVGLLLTSLRSSGDNSASGWWNVFTAPAQLTLDNYANLLSNPTITGSFWNTVVIAVPTTALVVMIGALAGYAFAWLQFPGRDWLLIAVIVLLAVPIQVALIPLARLFGQLGIFGSVLGVILFHVAFGLPFAIFLLRNFFTQFPSELLEAARVDGASEWQIFFRMILPLGLPAIASLAIFQFLWTWNDMLVALIFTNAQSMPLTVAIQSQLRQYGSNIDVLSAGAFLSMIVPLIVFFAFQRYFVQALLAGSQK; from the coding sequence ATGACCGTCGAACTCAGCATCGTGAAACCGAAGCTCACACCGGCACAGAAGGTGTTGCGCGTCTTCAACAACTCGATAGTCAACGTGGTGTTGGCGGTGGTGGCGATCTTCTGGCTCGTGCCCACCGTCGGGCTGCTGCTGACGTCGCTGCGCAGTTCCGGCGACAACTCGGCGTCGGGTTGGTGGAACGTGTTCACCGCGCCGGCCCAGCTGACGCTGGACAACTATGCCAACCTGCTGTCGAACCCCACCATCACAGGCTCCTTCTGGAACACCGTCGTGATCGCGGTGCCGACGACCGCGCTGGTCGTGATGATCGGGGCCCTGGCCGGCTACGCGTTCGCGTGGCTGCAGTTCCCCGGCCGCGACTGGCTGCTGATCGCCGTCATCGTGCTGCTCGCGGTGCCCATCCAGGTGGCGCTGATCCCGCTGGCCCGCCTGTTCGGGCAGTTGGGGATCTTCGGCAGTGTGCTGGGCGTGATCCTGTTCCACGTGGCGTTCGGCCTGCCGTTCGCCATCTTCCTGCTGCGCAACTTCTTCACGCAGTTCCCCTCGGAACTGCTGGAGGCGGCGAGGGTGGACGGCGCGTCGGAGTGGCAGATCTTCTTCCGGATGATCCTGCCGCTGGGCCTGCCGGCCATCGCGTCGTTGGCGATCTTCCAGTTCCTGTGGACCTGGAACGACATGCTCGTGGCGCTGATCTTCACCAACGCGCAGTCCATGCCGTTGACCGTGGCGATCCAGTCTCAACTGAGGCAGTACGGCTCGAACATCGACGTGCTCTCGGCGGGTGCCTTCCTGTCGATGATCGTGCCGCTGATCGTGTTCTTCGCCTTCCAGCGCTACTTCGTGCAGGCCCTGTTGGCCGGTTCGCAGAAGTAG